AAGAATGTGGCCCAACTTAACATCTAATAAAAACCAGAgtataaatatagttttgATTACAGTTTTGAGTACGTAACCAGCGTTGAAACGTTTTCTTTTggctaaaaactaataataccGTCATCGTACAGTCACCCAGTAGTACCTCGGCTAATTGCTTCAGTTTACAAATTGTATTCACTTTGCCGGAGCGATCATCGAGCGGGCAATAACCAAATACTAAAAGCATATTGCGCAGCCGTCTGAAGTCTTTTGAAAATAGCACACTAAGGAGAAGTTTACACGTTACGTTTTCGCTTTTTGCTTACGTCTAACAAGTACATACATAGCTCTAGAGTATATCCATGTAGAGTCCACACAATATCCTTaaaactatatatgtatatgcggACACAGGTGTCACttgtatataagtatatatatataaatatatatcttggGGGAGGGCAGGCTTCAGGGAAGCCTCCATACCCTGTATATAAAAATGCACTGGCAACACAACTGGCATCGTCCGATGGCCGGCAATAGTAACTAACTCACTTTGATGTAGACGGATACGTTTGATATTTGCACCCGCCGCTGCCGCCCAGCGTCTGGAACGAGTGCTCGTAGTCCCTTGGCAGCGAGGAGAGGGCATGGGCGCCTTCGGTGCCCGAAATAGTCTTGATCAAACTATTCGAATTCAGGGATTCCAGCTCGTGTGTCTCCGAGTTGGCCAGTTCCACAATAGCCGAGCTGGTGGGAGTCAGCAGCTGCTCGCTGGCGATCACTTGGCTGGGTTtactataaattaaaaagaataattAATGTAGTAAGTAATGGAGTTatgtgtttattattattaccgCTCGTAGAACTTGCTGCCGGCACTGTTGCGGTGGCTGCTAATCAAGGGCCACTTGAGCTCCAGGAAGCCGTGCTGCGGCCCGGCCACCCTCAGCAGGCTCATCAGGAAGAAGGTGGCGTAAAACCAACTAACGATCATGACCACCACCAGGAAGACGCCTATCTGTATGTAAGGCAGGATATTAGAGGCCATCATGATGCCGCCAGCCAATCCCGTAGTTGTAGCCGCCATCACCGTGGGTCCTATGATCCGAGACAGTACGAACTGGGTAGCTGCTAAACGGTCCTTCACCGGAGACATCCGGTAATGAATGCCATAGTGCAGGCTAAAGTCCACCGCCAGTCCAATGGCCGTGCTCACCGCAATGCTCTCGAGGATGTTGAGCTGCCAGCCCAGCAGAATGAGCACAGCAACGGTATTGAAGATACTCAAGGATACGGTTAGAACGGCGTATATGGAGATTAGGATATTGACCGTGAAGCATAGCAAAACGATGAGCGATGCAGCCATGGCCAAACAAATGGCAATCAGGGTGTCGTGTGACAGTGTGTCCTGCACATTGTAGAACTTGAGGTCGCTAATGAACCATCCGCCCCGGAGTTCCGTAGGCGCCGTGGCCAACTGCTGCTGAAACCAGGTCTCAACCGACTCGAAAAAGTCCTTAACATTGACATAGATGGTGCTGTAGGCCACATTCGACTCGAACTCGATGACCAAGGCTTTTACCAACAGCGGTGTTGGTGTCGCTGACGATGAGTAGTTGGTGTACTCTGCACTTTCGTTTCCACCGATCATTCCCGAGTAATCTTCAGAAGGCGTTCGAGAAGAAAAATCTGCAAACTTGGGTCCAGCCACTCCGGGTCGGAAAAATGTGGTGTCATACATATTGGCGACGCTCTGTGGCAGGCAATACTCGAAGATATGCGGATCGAAGGGGAACTCGGCGTCACAGCAGGGCGAGCGATCTTTCCGAGTTATGTCCATGTCGTCAATGCAtcttaaatacaaaatgtgttatttttttgagtACTATTcagatttatttgtattttttgcttACCTGCGCTTCATGAAATCGATTAGATTCTCAATGAAACAATTGGGAAGCAACAAGCCCAAAGTCTCCTTATAAAATGGCTGCTGCCGCACACTCTGGCAAAAGTCGAGAATCCAGAGCTGCGCCGTCTTGCTggatatattaaaattattgtcGTAGTGTAAGCTGCCGTAGGAGTTGGGATTCGTATAGTCGCCATCGTCCACCGCCCGGATGCCCCAAACGAAGTGCATTGGCATCTTGAAGTTCTCGTACGCCTGCAATGTCTTTTCGAACCAAAACTGTTGCTTGAGACTTGAATACATCTCGAATGGATGCCGGGCAACGAACAGCTGGAAGTGCGATTTCTCCGGCAACTGCAGTCCTGGATACCAGAACACAATGACGGCGCTAGACGCGCCCAAAGCGCCGAAGACAAGTAACCACAAATAGGCATAGTTCAAGATACTGTGCGTTACGCACTCCTCGAACAATTGACAGAATCGGTTAATTGACTTCTTGCTGGCATGGATCAGTTTCTGGGCGATTGGACGGCGGCACGACATTCTGCTGGCAAACAGCCGTTCCATGATCGAAACCGAGGCCGGCAGCCAAGTGATCATAAGCACGTAGTTCGTCACCACAACCGTTCCTGCAAAGATCCTAAAAAGAGTGCACAATATTTCAGTTTATATACAGACTTCCATGTCGTATGGACTCACCCAAAGCATTTGATGGCCGTTATGGAGCTGCTATAGGAGGCGTAAAAGGCGCCTGCGGTGGTCAGCGAAGTCACGAACATGGAAGCAGCAGCATGTCGCATTGTGAGTGCCATAATATTCTCCAGCGACTCTGTGTGATCACTGTGTTCCAGGGGCGTGGGCAGAGCACTCTGCGCTTGAGAGGACAAGGTGCATCGATTGCTGAACCTCTCGGCGAGCACACATTGCCagattttcaaaaacaaaaagacatcATCGGCGCCAATGCCTATTATCACCACCACAGCCAGCAGGTTCATGTACGGAAAGAACTCGAACTCGAACACAATGGCATAGAAAAAGTAGGCCAATCCCAGCGAGAAGCAAATGGCAATGCAGGACATGCACGTAATGAATGCCGATCCGGTGTACAGCCAAACGCTGGCCATAACGAAGGCTCCACCCAGGGAAACGAGCCAGACGTCGGTCATTAGCAGCTCGTTAAACAGCTCGTTCTCCAGGCCCAAATCCATGGCAATGACTTCCACTAGCTCGTTGCTCAGTGTCCTGAGAAATCAGTCAAACATTTCAACTCACTTAGAAAACTTTTAcaagaaataatacaaaacaaaaaaaataaaataaagataaataatataaaaaaaaatggacaaACTTCGGGCGATGAAGCTCAGAGAAGAGCATTTGAGGAATATGGATGCGTTTCACATGGATTCCTTATTGCCTTCAAAGATAGACTACATCAGTACCTCAAGAGCGGACTATGTCGACCATACGGCCACTGCTGTTCATAATCCCCCATCTAGGCAGACTCAAATGGATCCCTCCCTAATAACTGGCCATTTTGCGAACAATTTGAAGGTCCGCGGCGGCGAGGAGAAGACAAAGACATGGCCTCAATCCATGGACTGGCGCGAGGACTACGCCCAGTTCGTTAAACGCAACAAGTGGTGCAATGAGAATCTCTATAAGCTCTTCTTCGTCTGTCCGCCCGTTGACTACCGCCTACTGGAGAACTACTTTAAGGACTTGCGCAAGTCCATCTACATGTATGATTTCTCTCGAGATACGTACATATCGAAAGTGAGACAAAGACGATCGGTTTTGGGAGCAAAGGCATTTGAGGGCGACTATCTTACAACCTATGGATGCTACCACAATCGACTGCAGGATATTGAGTCTCTCAGAAGCCACTGCTACCCGGAGGCTCCGTTGAAGAACATGACGCTGGACAGGTTCTCCACCAATATGCGCAAGCTCTTTACCAAGTACAACTTGACAACTTATTTTGACGAAATTTGCGCACCGGCTCTGCTGAAGGCAAAGAACGGGATAATGCCCTCGGGACCCATTGATCGTTATCAATTTCGCAAGTATTAGGCTGGAACTGGAGTACTTACACATCTTCCCACTCGTGGAACAGTGGGAGGACGCGATTGGATTGCGCCACCGGCACAAATATCATGGCGTACTTCAGGTAGACGTTGGAGTCCTGGAAATACGAATATTGCATGTATATGTTAAAATTAAGGAAGTGCAAATAAACCTGCTAAATACTTACATTGGATTTCATAAACGTAAAATCGGTGAGAAAGTTCAGCACGTTGAACACGATGTTGTGACGCTTGCACTCCTCGGGTGCCCTGCAGTGCGGAATCTCGTTGCAATGGTTGTCCATTTTCAGGTCATGGAAGTACTCATAGCAGCCGGTAAGCAGGGTCTGGAGCGAGGTAACGTCTTCGACGGTGAGGTCGAAGCAGGAACTCTTATTGGCCAGCATGGCGGCGTAGTTGGGCAATGACCAGGGCCGGCAGCACTCGGTGGTGAGCTCGCAGAAGGCCCGATAGCTGGGTACCTCCGTGATTTGGTCTTGCAGCTGGCACATGGCTAGCAGGCCGTTCAAGTCAAACAGCGAATCGGTGGCATTGGGGCCGATCCGATGGACTACGAAATGGGAGTACTCCTTGCGCGGCGATGAGTCGCAGAAGAAGCCCTCAATGGGCTGGCGGTAGTGTGCATCTACCCAACTATCGGTGGGCAAGGTtgcagcttgtttaagcagcCGCCATGTGCTCTTCTTGGTCTGCACTCGCTCCCGATGCTCTTCTTCATCCACCGACGTGGTATTGTGACCATACTCAATCGGCTCGCTACGTCGAGTGGGCTCCAGAGACGAGGAAGAGGCGTTATCATTAGTAATCTCGTAGTCCCGGAATACCCCGCTGTCACCCATCCACGTGTCCCTATCCAGATCTGTGACCGGAGCACTTGTGGCCTTCAATCGCTTCTTTAACTGCATCATCTTTTGGGTCACGACGTCGTGGTGCTCGTGATTGCTCTGATTCTGCTCTTTCCTCCGCTTATTCTTGCCTCTGTTTCTCTGCTTGTTCCGGTGCCGCTTGTGATTCGGATGCTGTCTGGTCTCCCCGAGGCCCTGCTCCACGCGACGCTTCTCCCACAGATCCGATGGATTTGAGAAGAGCACTCCATGGTGGTCTGTCTCCTGTCGCAGGTTGTACCACGATGTCAAGCGTTTGCCTATCTTTGTGCCGCGCGTCTCGAAGCCCTGAAATAGATGTTTCCAACATTATGGGGGCATGAAAATACACATGTAGGTTCTATGTACCAAGGTGGGATCGCTGAAGTCTGGCAGCTTGTTTAGGATGAGGGCCACTATAATGCAGGCGACGCAGTAGACGGCAATGGAGACGACCACCAGGTACGGCCGTCTGGCCAGAACATGGTAGTACCAGTTCATTTTCTCCGAGTCAAAACACAACATGTTGCAGCTAAATACAATATCCTAACCCTCTTATCCTGTCATTGTTGTCCCGTTGTGCTCCCGTTGCTGCATCAGTGCATCCTTGGTTGTCCTGAATGGCTGCCTCCAATAACCTTGAACTGGTCTGCGGCGCTCCTTGGGACCGTGCCAAAAGTGctattgttttgcttttgttatAGATACTGCCTCCTGCGCTGACTGGCCAGCTTTTTCTCAGCCCAGCTTAGTTCAACCTGTTGAATCGCATTTTCCCGGGGGTTCGCGGCGGTGCAATTAAATCAGGGTTATTGGAatcaacaaaatcaaattaaagaaaacaatcaaaaactaTGCGAATAAGGATAATGCAGAGACGGtgaaataacaacaaaaaagcagCAAAGGATACTAGGGATGTGAAAAGTCTATCAAaacatcgatatatcgatattttcttaTACAAATGAGAATTTATATCGTGATATTTTTTTACGTTATATTTCGTGTAtcgttatttttaaaatataatcttCATATTTCCTTGTTGGGAAAGTGATCTATATTCAGGGTATTTTCTTGATGGGTGAAATTCTGAAAATATCGGCATAGTATAGCGATGGTTCTCCATATTTCCAGCAGTTTGTGGGGGAACAGCTGTTGACAGTAGAAAATATCGGCAAACCATAGCGATACATCGTGGATAATATACAATACATCGatagtaaaaaaaacaaaatcgatGTTTTGAAACAAATGTCAATATCGATAGTGCTTCTATGTTTTGCCAGCACTAGCAGTGTTGCAAAACGCAAACTTCTACTTGTGCAATGTTTTGTAATCGTATTTACAAATagtttaaacttaattttattaattagaaATGCTGCGACGTGCGCAGTGCTTGCTGAGGCTGCACAGCCATGGACGCCAGTCAGTTGCCACCCTCACCCGCCATAGAAGCTACTCCACGGATGAGGCTACTCCAAAGCAGAATCCGAGTGCGAATCCCAATCAGAGGGCACAGAAACCGGCCAGAAACCTGCCGGCTGTGAGGAATCCATTCGCTGCAGCGCAGGATAGGACGAAGGACACCTACCTCACCATGGTGGAGATCTTCCAGGAGCGCGATGTTCACCGTCGCAACCATGTGGAGTTCATCTATGCGGCTCTGAAAAATATGGCAGACTTCGGAGTGGAGCGGGATCTGGAGGTGTACAAGGCCTTGATCAATGTGATGCCGAAGGGCAAGTTCATACCCACCAACCTCTTTCAAGCGGAGTTCATGCACTATCCCAAGCAACAACAGTGCATCATTGATCTCCTGGAGCAAATGGAAGATTTCGGGGTGATGCCGGACTACGAGATGGAGGCGATGCTTCTCAACGTGTTCGGCAGGCAGGGACACCCTCTCCGCAAGTACTGGCGCATGATGTACTGGATGCCCAAGTTCAAGAACCTGTCACCATGGCCACTTCCCGATCCAGTGCCGGACGATACACTGGAAATCGCTAAACTAGCAGTGGAGCGTATGTGCACGGTCGACTTGCGGTCGAAAGTCACCGTGTTTCAGACGAGCGACCTGAAGGACGCCATCGACGACACGTGGATAGTCAGCGGAATGAGCGCGGAGCAGGAGAAGCTGCTGCGAGAGCACTCCCGACAGAAGGCTCTGTATATCGAGGGACCCTTTCACATATGGTTGAGGAATCGCCGGATCAACTACTTCACCCTGCGCGCCGATCCGGATACCCAGTTTCTGGCCCAGTTGGATGAAAGGCAGTTGGACGACGATGATGTGTCCAACATTGAGGTTCCGTTCTTAGGGCGCGCTCCTCCAAGGCGGCACAATCAGCTGGGGAAACTGCGTTCCGTGCATCAGCAAGACGATGGCACCATTTTAGCCATCTGCGCCACTGGTACCTCTACGAAGGACTCATTGCTCTCATGGATTCGCTTGCTAGAGGCCAATGGCAATTCGTCGATCGGAGAAGTACCTGTGCTCTTCCGGTTTACATCAACAGTGCCAGCCAAGGCGGAGGAGATTGAAGGACCAGCCAGTGTACCAGCAACAAGCAATGCCAGAAGTAGTAAAGATGAATCACCAAGCAGCAGACGGGAATAAATTAATTGTTGAGCAAaaatttgagtttttttttttactgacTACGGGGTATAGTCCCAgctatatttacaaatttatagcTTGCAATGGCACCGAATTTCAAGCTTGGAACTTGACAAGGAcaaattaaagtaattttagcAGTTTCTTACCTTTAATATGAAAAAATCTCCATTTTACACTATTAACGAGATGCAGTTCGGTGTGATTCCACTTATTCTTCCATAATTTTATTCAAGACTGTGCATTATAAttcatttttcttgttttgctTCATAAATAACAAGTACGAAGAATAAGGGGATTAAATCGAAAATATACAGTAACAATTATCTGGGTGTcactttttaattaagttattgTAATTAAGGTGGTTTTTTACCGAGCTTAAACGAAAAATCACAGAACCCGAAACTAAGAGTACAGAAGATCTGCCTAGGATTTAACGCCTCTCTTTAACCGCTAATTAagaatatctatatatatacatgtcaTCTGTGTTTGAGATATATATTGTAATGTCATTGGAACTATCCAGCTGTCCTGTAGCTACCGGGGCTGCTCTACTTTGTGACGATGGTCTTGTTGACGGGAAACACCTGGGTGACCACGCCGATGCCCTTGCTGGTTCCCTCGCGGAACAGGATGCGCATCCCTGGACGCACGTACTCCGGATGACCAACGAATTCGAACATCACCGAAGCACAATCATTGGTGCCCAGCCGCTCGCCGCCCATGATGCCTCGTATGACGGCCGTCTGGCGGATGCTTCCGATGTGCACAGTGGTCTGGAAGCCGACGTAGATGGCCGTGGCGTGGAATAGAACGGATACCTTAGCctggaaaacaaaaaaggtatatttaaattaaatgagcTAAATGATCCCAATTTACCCTTAACTTACCTGAAAGAAATAAGTGCCACAGGGCTCATCCGGACTGTTTCCCGTATCGCCAAGCAGCACCATGCCACTCCGCAGCGTGGGCAGGTCCTGGTCCAAGCTGAACGAAAGCGAGGCACTCTGGCCAGCTCGAACTACACGGCAGGGTGCCTTATTGCGATGGATGGTATTGACGGTCACGGGATGGAAGCTTCCGTTCGGCAGCGGGCCAATCTTCATTGGCATATTTTCGGTGAGTACGCCCTGGACTAGCAGGCCACCAACCACGGGACCGACGTCAGATACTCGAAAAATCTCGTCCACCTGGAACTCGCAGGACTCCTGCTCAAGGCGATCCTTCTCAGCATTACTGATTCCCGGCGATAGGACATACAAGAACTTTGTGACTAGATTCAGGCCCGTGCCGGTGACATTCGAGACGCAAAATATGGGCACAATATTTTCGGAGACCTGATTCGAGCCGGCGGAGATGGCCTCATCTGTGTTGGTCACCACAAACGGAACCTTTCGGCAGCCAATGGTGGTCAGCAGGTTGCATAGCTCCTGCACTGTGGCATCCGGCGATGTGATGTCCGTCTTGGTGACCAGTATGAAAAATGGCATGTCTAGAGCTCGGACAATGGCCAAGTGCTCCTCGGTGGTGTCGTTGCACCCACTGCCAGCGGATACCACCAGCATGGCGTAGTGGGGCGAGTAGCCGCTTAGCGCTTGTACGGTGGTCCTCATATACCGACGGTGCCCGGCTAGATCCATGAAGGTAACCAGCTTGCTGGACCGGTCACTGATCTCCTCTGCTGTCATCATTTCATTGTATTTGTAGTTTACCACATTGCCCAACGCATCGAAGCCCAGGGTCTCGTGGGAGATGCAGGAGGTGCGACCTGAAGGAGATGGGACTGTCACATATTGTCTCAAGTTAAACCCTTGAAAGGCTCCTCTTACCCGACTGAATCTCGTGCATGTGCCGGAACATGTTGAGCCGTGCCCTGCCATGTCCGTTATCCAGTTCATCCTGAGTGAGTACTCCCAGCAGCGTAGACTTTCCGGCATCAGCTCCTCCGAGCACCGCCACCCGCACCTCGATGTTGTGCTGGTCGTCGGGTATCTTTCGAACCAGTACCTCGGCTACAACCCGACGAGCACTGATGGTTTTCCGACGGAGCACAGAGGTGCTGGCTCCCAGGTGGTGAGCCATCTGCTTTAGTGTCGTGAGAGAGGCGTTCATGTCCTTGTCACTAAGTCCCTGGAGGTATCCAGCATCGGATACACCGATCTCGTAAATGGCTTCACCGTTTCCCTCACGCAGCCGCCACTTCATCTGCGTGACCAGTTGCTCGAATCGCTGCTTCGATGGATTTACCAGCTTAAGCTTGTACTCCACGTTTCCAATCTGCGGCTCAGGCGGCAACATTCCCTGCTCAAAGTCGAAGATCAGGTTGCCACGCTCAGTGGGGATACCACCTACGAGGCTAAGAGCGCACTCATTGGAATTGGCATCTGTCTCGtagtcgctgctgctgcttcctccTCCGCTGCTGTTGCCATTCAGCTCCGGCTCCTCGTCAAAGCCGTCGTCCTGGTTCGGATCGAAGAGGCTCAGGAAGGACTCCATACTGTTAGTGGCtggctaaaataaaaatatagcaCACAATAAGATAAAGCAATCCCATTATTTCCATCTAAACAAAGAAAGGCCCAATTGCGACATTGAGATCCAAACAAAAGTTggcatattttaaaaaacagtTGTGGCAGAAAAAATAGCATTAAAGGTctcaaaatattgttaaatatttcttaaaattgctgtaaattatagaatttaaaatatttttaaaattaaagaaaggcACGTTCCCTATATGTGCGAAAAGTCGAATAACTCTAGGCTCTTGGGGGCACTAACTGAGCACCTTTGtttagtaaaataaataattatggcacatataaaaaagtttcttCAAGaacttaaagaaataaaaaagcaaCATTTGATAacactgaaaatatatataggtaaTAAAGTGATACCAGCCAAATAaatctaattattattttataagccaaaaattaattaattttttaaaagtagaaaaaaaaaattatctcGAGATTTCTTAACCGCGTCAGTGTATGCTTATGTATCCATCAagtttttcagttgtttttttttttcgttggcCGTCCTCTTTGACTTGCAGCGACCTTGAAAACGCTTGTTTATGTTTGCCACGACGTTTGCCTTTGTTTGGATACACACGAACAGAGGGGGGATAGTGGGGGAAAAGCGGAGTAACTCCTCACCAGAAACTTTTAGTTATTCACTAAAATCGCACTTTAAAAGGAGCTTTGaatttttgcaatttatacaaaaacagTTCCTATTTGCGCGCGGGCCTGGCACAAATTATCGATTTTGGCTGCGCTTCACATTTGCCCAGGTCCAAATTTGTTATTCGGTTATCTGCTTCTGGGCTCTCTCCGAATTCGTGCTTTCGATTTTGTTTATAACCTGCTCTGCTTTGTGCTCGCGAACGAATGAATGTGCGAGACAGAAGCCCAACTACGTACGGGGCACGACGAGTACATAAATAGGATTCAAGAGCTTTTGCGATACCCTACAGTGCAGGGCATATGCGTGGGAGTAACTATTTGTttcaataattattaaaatatatcatttaataGTAGTAGTAGCATAAAAGCATTAATTTCTTAACACATTGTGAactatgaattaaaaatttaattagaaccttaaattatttaacgaACCGCATTAACAAGTCGACCAGGCCCTCAAGGTTTGGCCCGTATGTATTTTGGTTAGCTTTTTCGCGTCTTTTCGCTACGTTTTCTTCTGTTCTGGTTTTCTACACACAAGTTTGTTTTGATCGGATCAGCTGCGTCTGACGCTATATCACGAAATTGATTTGCGGCCGATTCGCGAAAAGCTTTCTGCTCGAATTGCGGGGAATTACTGGCATTACTACGTGTCACCCGCAATCAATGAGTGCAAGACCCCCCGATTTCTTAGAAAACACATAATGTGTACATAACAAACATTGCGATTTCATCATCCAAACGGAAACAATGTCAATGCACTGCACACTCACATTTCACAATTGGTGCAATGGGCCAAGAAACTGGTTTTCTGATGCAATAATCCCCAAATGCGGATGACTTCTTCGTACAAGATTTATGGTGGTTTGTGTTCCATTTCCCTTTACACTGCCATGATAATGGGCACGCCTGGTACTCTTGGGTGCATTTAGTAAACTTTATAATTTTGGCGGGCGCGATTAAAAGCGCGAAATTATGATGCTTTgaacatttataaaataattcatGACGTTAGTGTTGCCAGTTCAGCTTATTTCAGGCTATAGCTAAATAGCACAAAAAATAGCTGAATCTAGCATATTTCAGCATTTATTTCATTCGtgacataatttattttataagaaacCTAATGTATTTACAGACTTAACATggtttatttacatatattttaccattttaaattgctttaaacttaaaaatcaaTCTGGGTATTCCTTTGACGAATAAATGACTAAACTACTGAAAATATCGGCAAAATTTCTTTCTTCATCCTTTTTaagtttttcatatttttaaaaaatatcgacTATCGCCGTACACAGCCGATATATTTAGTAATTCAGTTGTCACGGGAATACCCTGAGTGTGATTGTCGGCTGAACCGCTGATAATGTTAAAACCCAGGAAAGCCGCAAACATTTCCGCCTTCGCGGCATCTGGGCGCACGAAAACGCACGGTTTACCAACACTTTTTAAAGGCggcaataatttaaatgtaaaaaataacgCTCATTACTGCAttacaaagaaaaaaagggagaaTTCCTTTGTCGAATCAAGTTTGTGTTCTGAAAATGCTAAAATGTCATGACTACACCCATAAATATCTGATGATTAAATTCAAACACAGCTTACATTCATTAATGTTtacgttttattttcttatcaTTAACATTATTACTTTAtcacaaatattttaagcatttttacATATGTCGTTAGTTACAATGATGTGTATATGTTTTTCTTAGGGATTTGctatatgcatatgtatgtacaaggTCTGCTCTGTTACGATCCATTTAATATGGTTTCTCAAGTTAAGAGCATGATACTACAGGTTTCGGTTTCGCTTACAAATTTTTCACTACTCGCACTCATTTTTGGATATCTACAGCAGGGGGACTTTtgcctatatatatttaacatatatataaacttgGAGGAAGTTTACGATTTGCTCTATTAGTTTGCCATGGAATGCTCTATAACTTTAACCTTTAAACATTATGACATTACATTGATTTCACTAAACTCTATTGATGATTTTCGCTTAATTACTGTTGGTTTTCCTATATATTTCCGTTTCTGGTTGAAAAGTCAAGACGTACGTATGTATATCGAAAGAAATCGCACAAATGATATGGCAAAATGTTGAACACTTATAGTCGTTTAGCCCTTGTCTATGATATAGTTCCTTTGCAATACTTTCTGCTTGCTTTTAATACGAATTTCTGATATGCTTATGCCTTGATAACAATTTCCAATGAACAGTACGTTAATCGAGAGAGTTTTCCAACTATTTGAACTGCCGAAACTGCGGTCATCGACCCATTTTATGgcccataaataatatttacaaatactTTCGTTGTGGTGTGTGTGGTGGTGTGTCCGTCAATGAGGTGCCGGAAGTGGCCAAAATCGAGCTCATCAAATCGCCATTTTGAAGTAGAATCGACTGTGTGTGGCTCGGCGCTTTTTATCCCGGACTCGACCCGcataaatcattttattagcttattaaaaacttttccatTTATTGTCATCGTTTTGCGCTATCGTGCGCACAAATCCGTGCCCTGTTCTTGTGCTCCGCCGCTTTTATTGTGCTCTATACCCATTCAATCGCTCGTGAGCTTATTATCGGGGCTGAGGGGGGAATGCCATTTTTACTTGGGGTTCGGGATTGTGGCCATGGTGGCCTGGGGTGGCCATCGCATATTTTTCTAAACTTTTCTTTATTGCTCACTTGTTGGCTGTCGCTATTAGCAGTGGCGAACGGAGAGTGGAGAATGGAGAGAGTGGAGAGGGAAAATGGTGATGCGGGGAGCGGCTGCTGGAGTGACCATTAAATTCAAatctgctgctgtttttggCGCGtgtttaaaagttaaataatgaCCAGCACCGGGCACGCAATGGCGCAAGACGTGTCCAATAtaacttttccttttttctgggtttttgttgtattttttgggtCTGCTCCGACTTTGATCTTGGGCAGTTCAAATAGTTGT
Above is a genomic segment from Drosophila kikkawai strain 14028-0561.14 chromosome 3R, DkikHiC1v2, whole genome shotgun sequence containing:
- the disp gene encoding protein dispatched, translated to MLCFDSEKMNWYYHVLARRPYLVVVSIAVYCVACIIVALILNKLPDFSDPTLGFETRGTKIGKRLTSWYNLRQETDHHGVLFSNPSDLWEKRRVEQGLGETRQHPNHKRHRNKQRNRGKNKRRKEQNQSNHEHHDVVTQKMMQLKKRLKATSAPVTDLDRDTWMGDSGVFRDYEITNDNASSSSLEPTRRSEPIEYGHNTTSVDEEEHRERVQTKKSTWRLLKQAATLPTDSWVDAHYRQPIEGFFCDSSPRKEYSHFVVHRIGPNATDSLFDLNGLLAMCQLQDQITEVPSYRAFCELTTECCRPWSLPNYAAMLANKSSCFDLTVEDVTSLQTLLTGCYEYFHDLKMDNHCNEIPHCRAPEECKRHNIVFNVLNFLTDFTFMKSNDSNVYLKYAMIFVPVAQSNRVLPLFHEWEDVTLSNELVEVIAMDLGLENELFNELLMTDVWLVSLGGAFVMASVWLYTGSAFITCMSCIAICFSLGLAYFFYAIVFEFEFFPYMNLLAVVVIIGIGADDVFLFLKIWQCVLAERFSNRCTLSSQAQSALPTPLEHSDHTESLENIMALTMRHAAASMFVTSLTTAGAFYASYSSSITAIKCFGIFAGTVVVTNYVLMITWLPASVSIMERLFASRMSCRRPIAQKLIHASKKSINRFCQLFEECVTHSILNYAYLWLLVFGALGASSAVIVFWYPGLQLPEKSHFQLFVARHPFEMYSSLKQQFWFEKTLQAYENFKMPMHFVWGIRAVDDGDYTNPNSYGSLHYDNNFNISSKTAQLWILDFCQSVRQQPFYKETLGLLLPNCFIENLIDFMKRRCIDDMDITRKDRSPCCDAEFPFDPHIFEYCLPQSVANMYDTTFFRPGVAGPKFADFSSRTPSEDYSGMIGGNESAEYTNYSSSATPTPLLVKALVIEFESNVAYSTIYVNVKDFFESVETWFQQQLATAPTELRGGWFISDLKFYNVQDTLSHDTLIAICLAMAASLIVLLCFTVNILISIYAVLTVSLSIFNTVAVLILLGWQLNILESIAVSTAIGLAVDFSLHYGIHYRMSPVKDRLAATQFVLSRIIGPTVMAATTTGLAGGIMMASNILPYIQIGVFLVVVMIVSWFYATFFLMSLLRVAGPQHGFLELKWPLISSHRNSAGSKFYERKPSQVIASEQLLTPTSSAIVELANSETHELESLNSNSLIKTISGTEGAHALSSLPRDYEHSFQTLGGSGGCKYQTYPSTSNVLFSKDFRRLRNMLLVFGYCPLDDRSGKVNTICKLKQLAEVLLGDCTMTVLLVFSQKKTFQRWLRTQNCNQNYIYTLVFIRC
- the LOC108070687 gene encoding uncharacterized protein — encoded protein: MDKLRAMKLREEHLRNMDAFHMDSLLPSKIDYISTSRADYVDHTATAVHNPPSRQTQMDPSLITGHFANNLKVRGGEEKTKTWPQSMDWREDYAQFVKRNKWCNENLYKLFFVCPPVDYRLLENYFKDLRKSIYMYDFSRDTYISKVRQRRSVLGAKAFEGDYLTTYGCYHNRLQDIESLRSHCYPEAPLKNMTLDRFSTNMRKLFTKYNLTTYFDEICAPALLKAKNGIMPSGPIDRYQFRKY
- the ECSIT gene encoding evolutionarily conserved signaling intermediate in Toll pathway, mitochondrial — translated: MLRRAQCLLRLHSHGRQSVATLTRHRSYSTDEATPKQNPSANPNQRAQKPARNLPAVRNPFAAAQDRTKDTYLTMVEIFQERDVHRRNHVEFIYAALKNMADFGVERDLEVYKALINVMPKGKFIPTNLFQAEFMHYPKQQQCIIDLLEQMEDFGVMPDYEMEAMLLNVFGRQGHPLRKYWRMMYWMPKFKNLSPWPLPDPVPDDTLEIAKLAVERMCTVDLRSKVTVFQTSDLKDAIDDTWIVSGMSAEQEKLLREHSRQKALYIEGPFHIWLRNRRINYFTLRADPDTQFLAQLDERQLDDDDVSNIEVPFLGRAPPRRHNQLGKLRSVHQQDDGTILAICATGTSTKDSLLSWIRLLEANGNSSIGEVPVLFRFTSTVPAKAEEIEGPASVPATSNARSSKDESPSSRRE